One stretch of Zootoca vivipara chromosome 8, rZooViv1.1, whole genome shotgun sequence DNA includes these proteins:
- the DSCC1 gene encoding sister chromatid cohesion protein DCC1, with the protein MRSREEVDATLHVAKLDLAELLPTAQCLSFSAQAADAGDCRLLQLEPELCAELEAGRSLVIRGDRDEHAVLCSKDKTYDMKIADTSNTLLFIPGCETPEQLGMNKTASNILYTQIAGFSNNYWELRRCRPKLKKLKKLLMENPYEGPDSENESSTKSKYTTEKLLDQVQASEKEIMDQLEVLKACQIEGCWRILDFDYEMKLLNHVTQLIYTESWPFSKVPLSICLQELGPLEPKEMIEHILVSYGKKYTDEGETYFEMNEEKICRATAQMLLQNAVKFSLAEFQEVWQQSVPEGMTTRQDQLKGLALVDKSSRPETISLLNVEDLPEDNQERFNSLFAIREKWTEADIAPYIQDLCSEKQTIGTLLTKHARSSVQNGLKVYNSRRPVS; encoded by the exons ATGAGGAGCCGCGAAGAAGTAGACGCCACCCTTCACGTCGCCAAGTTGGAcctggcggagctgctccccacGGCGCAATGCCTCAGCTTCAGCGCCCAGGCGGCGGACGCCGGGGATTGCCGCCTCTTACAGCTGGAGCCGGAGCTTTGCGCCGAGTTGGAAGCGGGGCGGAG cctGGTCATCCGTGGAGACCGCGATGAACATGCTGTGTTATGCAGTAAAGATAAAACCTATGACATGAAAATAGCAGATACTTCTAATACATTGCTTTTCATACCTGGCTGTGAAACTCCAGAGCAGCTTGGAATGAACAAGACAGCTTCTAATATACTTTACACTCAG ATTGCAGGCTTCTCCAATAATTACTGGGAACTAAGAAGATGCCGACCTAAGTTAAAGAAACTCAAGAAACTTCTGATGGAAAATCCTTATGAAGGACCAGACAGTGAAAACGAGAGTTCGACTAAATCAAAg TACACAACAGAAAAGTTACTAGATCAGGTCCAAGCAAGTGAAAAAGAAATCATGGATCAACTGGAGGTTCTAAAAGCATGCCAAATTGAAG GTTGTTGGCGGATTCTAGACTTTGATTATGAGATGAAATTGTTGAATCATGTGACACAATTGATATATACTGAATCCTGGCCATTCAGCAAGGTCCCTTTAAGCATATGTCTTCAAGAACTCGGACCTTTAGAGCCCAA GGAAATGATAGAACACATTCTTGTGAGTTATGGAAAGAAGTATACTGATGAAG GCGAGACTtactttgaaatgaatgaagagAAGATATGCAGAGCAACAGCACAGATGCTCTTACAAAACGCAGTCAAATTCAGTCTTGCAGAATTCCAAGAAGTATGGCAGCAGAGTGTCCCTGAAGGAATGACGACTAGACAGGACCAGTTAAAG GGGTTGGCTCTCGTGGACAAATCTTCCAGACCAGAAACTATTTCCTTGCTAAATGTTGAAGACTTACCAGAAGATAACCAGGAAAGATTTAACAGTTTATTTGCTATTAGGGAGAAATGGACAGAAGCTGATATAGCTCCATATATTCA GGACTTATGTTCAGAGAAGCAAACGATTGGTACGTTACTGACAAAACATGCTCGTTCTTCAGTGCAGAATGGACTTAAAGTTTATAATTCTAGAAGACCCGTTTCATAA